One Faecalicatena sp. Marseille-Q4148 DNA window includes the following coding sequences:
- a CDS encoding alpha/beta hydrolase, which translates to MKKTVKALLHALSYGDIEVESSRRFADLKQLDPMRIFVKKLDERICRGNYEIPVRVYFPSEEAMEMGLEKGHRFPILLFFHGGGWVTECVENYDRVCAQMSQSTAHIVVSVEYRLAPEYKFPTGLLDCYEAARSLFTNSFLLHTDPNRITLVGDSAGGNLAAAVSMMARDLGEFMPRRQILIYPATNSDYSEQTPFRSVIENGQDYLLTRVKMESYIKLYERTEKDRENPYFAPIRAKDFRNLPDTLILTAEFDPLRDEGEAYGKCLREAGNTVRVERIPDALHGFFALGIRHLHVQESFDHMNRFLREEETVCGKEEDPDGVN; encoded by the coding sequence ATGAAGAAAACAGTAAAAGCACTTTTACATGCCCTGTCTTATGGAGATATTGAGGTGGAATCTTCCAGAAGATTTGCAGATTTAAAGCAGTTGGACCCGATGAGGATCTTCGTGAAAAAACTGGATGAGCGCATTTGCCGCGGAAATTATGAAATACCGGTAAGAGTCTACTTTCCATCGGAGGAAGCGATGGAAATGGGGCTTGAGAAAGGGCACCGCTTTCCGATATTGTTATTTTTTCATGGCGGTGGCTGGGTAACAGAATGTGTGGAAAACTATGACCGTGTCTGTGCACAAATGTCTCAGTCGACGGCTCATATTGTTGTATCGGTAGAGTACCGTCTGGCGCCGGAATATAAATTTCCTACCGGATTGCTTGACTGTTATGAGGCAGCAAGAAGTTTGTTTACGAATTCCTTTTTACTCCATACAGATCCTAACCGGATTACCCTTGTAGGAGACAGCGCCGGGGGCAATCTTGCAGCAGCTGTTTCTATGATGGCAAGGGATTTGGGAGAATTCATGCCGCGAAGACAGATATTGATCTATCCGGCGACGAATAGTGATTATTCAGAGCAGACACCGTTTCGGTCTGTGATAGAAAATGGTCAGGATTATCTTCTGACACGAGTGAAAATGGAGTCCTATATTAAGCTCTATGAGCGAACAGAAAAGGACAGGGAAAATCCTTACTTCGCTCCGATTCGGGCGAAAGATTTCCGGAATCTTCCGGATACACTGATTCTGACTGCAGAATTCGATCCGCTGCGGGACGAGGGAGAAGCTTACGGAAAATGCCTTCGCGAGGCAGGAAATACAGTACGGGTGGAACGAATACCGGATGCACTTCACGGATTCTTTGCACTTGGAATCCGACATTTACATGTGCAGGAGAGTTTTGATCATATGAATCGGTTTTTGAGAGAGGAGGAAACCGTATGCGGGAAGGAAGAAGATCCAGATGGCGTAAATTAG
- a CDS encoding PTS sugar transporter subunit IIC: MERWMAFLKRKDIVFSVKRYGIEALGAMAQGLFASLLIGTIISTLGEQIGSEVLITVGGYAKAATGPAMAAAIGYALKCPPLVLFSLIAVGEAANALGGAGGPLAVLVVTIFAAEFGKAVSKETKIDIIVTPCVTILVGTLLSMWWAPAIGAAASSVGNAIMWATELQPFFMGMIVSVVVGIALTLPISSAAICAALGLTGLAGGAAVAGCCAQMIGFAVMSFRENKWGGLFAQGIGTSMLQMGNIVKNPRIWIPPILASAITGPISTCLFQMKMNGAAVASGMGTCGLVGQIGVYTGWVQDIANGAKTAITAMDWIGLLLICFVLPAVLTLIFAAPMRKMGWILEDDLKLDL, from the coding sequence ATGGAACGATGGATGGCATTTTTGAAACGGAAAGATATTGTATTTTCTGTTAAGCGTTATGGGATTGAGGCCCTTGGCGCTATGGCACAGGGATTATTTGCTTCCCTGTTAATTGGAACAATCATTTCTACTTTGGGAGAACAGATTGGAAGTGAAGTGCTGATCACTGTAGGAGGATATGCAAAAGCTGCAACAGGACCGGCTATGGCGGCAGCTATCGGTTATGCGCTGAAATGTCCGCCGCTTGTGCTGTTCTCACTCATTGCAGTGGGAGAGGCGGCGAATGCACTTGGAGGCGCCGGCGGACCTTTGGCAGTTCTTGTGGTAACGATTTTTGCAGCGGAATTTGGAAAAGCTGTATCGAAAGAGACAAAGATAGATATCATTGTGACACCGTGTGTGACAATCCTTGTGGGAACGCTATTGTCAATGTGGTGGGCGCCGGCCATTGGTGCAGCAGCCAGCAGTGTTGGAAATGCGATTATGTGGGCAACAGAACTTCAGCCATTCTTTATGGGAATGATCGTTTCTGTCGTCGTGGGAATTGCACTTACACTCCCGATCAGCAGTGCTGCCATCTGTGCGGCGCTTGGTCTTACCGGGCTTGCCGGAGGAGCGGCAGTGGCAGGCTGCTGCGCGCAGATGATTGGATTTGCGGTAATGAGCTTTCGGGAGAATAAATGGGGCGGTTTATTTGCCCAGGGAATCGGGACTTCCATGCTTCAGATGGGAAATATCGTTAAGAATCCGAGAATTTGGATCCCGCCGATTCTGGCATCTGCCATTACAGGACCGATTTCTACTTGTTTGTTTCAAATGAAAATGAACGGAGCGGCAGTAGCTTCCGGAATGGGAACCTGCGGGCTTGTAGGACAGATTGGGGTATATACCGGCTGGGTACAGGATATCGCCAATGGCGCTAAGACAGCGATTACGGCAATGGATTGGATCGGGCTGCTTTTGATCTGTTTTGTACTTCCGGCAGTGCTGACATTAATATTTGCTGCGCCGATGCGGAAGATGGGATGGATATTGGAAGATGACTTGAAACTTGATCTATAA
- a CDS encoding MATE family efflux transporter, with protein MNQDLTSGPIGRKLIMFSIPMILGNLLQQVYNIADTLIVGKVLGTEALAAVGAAYAFMTFLTSIIIGLCMGCGALFSMYYGGKKMKRLKQSIAMSFAVIAVIMAVLTSASVCWLDQIIRLLQVPGEIRGILRDYLSVILFGMLFTFLYNYFAFLLRAIGNSVVPLISLAAASVCNIILDLLFVIGFQWGPKGAAFATVIAQGISAAGVLLYTFVREKQLRIHWTDFCTDWGLLKEIGQYSVFTCIQQSVMNFGILMVQGLVNQFGTAVMAAFAAAVKIDSFAYMPAQEFGNAYSIFISQNYGAGERKRIQKGTKTALKISMMFCAVISVLVWILAKPFMWIFIDPSETEIVKIGVEYLRIEGAFYCGIGCLFLLYGLYRAIAKPFMSVVLTVISLGTRVGLAYALAPITWIGVWGIWWAIPIGWGLADAVGILYYRNMRKKME; from the coding sequence ATGAATCAGGATTTAACAAGTGGACCCATTGGACGAAAATTGATAATGTTTTCTATTCCAATGATTCTGGGAAATCTGCTTCAGCAAGTCTATAATATTGCAGATACGTTGATCGTAGGGAAAGTTCTTGGGACAGAAGCCCTTGCAGCAGTGGGAGCGGCATATGCTTTTATGACATTTTTGACATCGATTATCATTGGACTTTGCATGGGATGCGGAGCTTTGTTTTCTATGTACTACGGAGGAAAGAAAATGAAGCGTCTCAAACAAAGTATTGCCATGTCATTTGCCGTCATTGCTGTGATTATGGCAGTGCTTACATCAGCATCTGTCTGTTGGCTTGATCAGATTATAAGACTTTTGCAAGTACCGGGGGAGATTCGGGGTATTCTCAGAGACTATCTTTCGGTAATTCTTTTTGGAATGCTCTTTACTTTCCTGTATAATTATTTTGCATTTTTGCTGCGGGCTATTGGAAATTCAGTTGTGCCGCTTATTTCGCTTGCGGCAGCTTCGGTATGCAATATCATATTGGATCTTTTATTTGTAATTGGGTTTCAGTGGGGACCAAAAGGAGCAGCTTTTGCGACGGTAATTGCTCAGGGAATTTCAGCAGCAGGAGTATTGCTCTATACGTTTGTGCGGGAGAAGCAGCTTCGAATTCATTGGACAGATTTTTGTACAGACTGGGGATTGCTGAAAGAAATCGGACAGTATTCGGTATTTACATGCATTCAGCAGTCCGTAATGAATTTTGGAATTCTAATGGTGCAGGGACTCGTAAATCAGTTTGGCACTGCGGTTATGGCAGCATTTGCTGCAGCAGTCAAGATCGATTCCTTTGCATATATGCCGGCGCAGGAATTTGGAAATGCATATTCTATTTTTATTTCGCAGAATTACGGAGCCGGAGAAAGAAAACGGATTCAGAAAGGCACGAAAACAGCGCTAAAGATCTCTATGATGTTCTGCGCAGTCATATCTGTTCTTGTATGGATTCTGGCGAAACCATTCATGTGGATTTTTATTGATCCGTCAGAGACAGAGATTGTTAAAATCGGTGTAGAGTATCTTCGGATTGAAGGAGCATTTTATTGCGGAATCGGATGCCTTTTCCTGCTGTATGGATTGTACCGGGCTATTGCAAAGCCGTTTATGTCAGTCGTACTGACGGTCATTTCCCTCGGAACAAGGGTAGGGCTTGCGTATGCGCTTGCACCAATTACATGGATTGGCGTCTGGGGAATCTGGTGGGCAATTCCTATTGGATGGGGACTTGCAGATGCAGTGGGAATTCTTTATTATAGAAACATGAGAAAGAAAATGGAATGA
- a CDS encoding peptidylprolyl isomerase, protein MSQEILATVAGEAITKEDLDAFLQKLPPNQKIYAENPQMRAYYLDQLVSMRLYAALGKEMKLDETEGFRMIMEDVRRELLSQFAMKETLKGIVVTEEEAKEFYDSNPEQFVKGEMVQAKHILVETNEQCSSIAEEIKSGAKTFEEAAKAYSTCPSKDRGGDLGQFGKGQMVKEFEDAAFTAEPGVVVGPVQTQFGYHLIKVESHQEPETIAFADAKEQIEKTVLQQKQKAVYNRKLNELKETYMNA, encoded by the coding sequence ATGAGTCAGGAAATTTTAGCAACAGTGGCAGGAGAGGCGATTACAAAAGAAGATTTAGATGCATTTTTACAGAAACTGCCTCCGAATCAGAAAATTTATGCAGAGAATCCACAGATGAGAGCATATTATTTAGATCAGCTTGTATCTATGCGCTTATATGCAGCGTTAGGTAAGGAAATGAAGCTGGACGAGACAGAAGGATTTCGCATGATTATGGAAGATGTGAGAAGAGAGCTGTTATCTCAGTTCGCTATGAAAGAAACATTGAAAGGAATTGTTGTGACAGAAGAAGAGGCAAAAGAATTCTACGACAGCAATCCGGAACAGTTTGTAAAAGGCGAGATGGTACAGGCGAAGCATATTCTTGTTGAGACAAATGAGCAGTGCAGCAGCATTGCGGAAGAAATCAAAAGTGGAGCAAAAACATTTGAAGAGGCTGCAAAAGCATACTCTACCTGTCCATCCAAAGACCGGGGAGGAGATCTCGGACAGTTTGGAAAAGGACAGATGGTAAAAGAATTTGAGGACGCTGCATTTACGGCAGAGCCGGGAGTTGTGGTAGGACCGGTTCAGACACAGTTTGGATATCATCTGATCAAAGTGGAATCCCATCAGGAACCAGAGACAATTGCATTTGCTGATGCAAAAGAACAGATTGAAAAGACCGTTCTTCAGCAGAAGCAAAAAGCAGTCTATAATAGAAAGCTGAATGAATTAAAAGAAACTTATATGAACGCATAA
- a CDS encoding 4Fe-4S binding protein → MTKEELERKVEVFVNASPMNYVSEEEALAPDCIGLKMYEPPIWGYGTADDKMFAEFQKKEAVGPQFLLPGQWLGEAKSVISFFLPYTEQVKKSNGILKEEPSKEWLHARIEGQKFVMAVCRYIKELLEADGMQCVIPAEDSRFHSVTKSGHGQEDLWQGSSYTSNWSERHVAYLCGLGTFGLSKGLITEKGMAGRLGSLIVSGSFEPRKREYTGIYDYCTRCGACVRRCPAKAISLEAGKDHEKCEAFLGKTKETYKTHMGCGKCQTKVPCESEIPLLKTK, encoded by the coding sequence ATGACGAAGGAAGAGCTGGAAAGAAAAGTCGAAGTATTTGTTAATGCATCTCCGATGAATTATGTCTCAGAAGAGGAGGCGCTTGCTCCAGACTGCATAGGACTGAAGATGTATGAACCACCGATATGGGGGTATGGAACAGCTGATGATAAGATGTTTGCAGAATTTCAGAAGAAAGAAGCAGTAGGTCCGCAGTTTCTCTTGCCGGGACAATGGCTTGGCGAAGCAAAAAGTGTTATTAGTTTTTTTCTTCCCTATACAGAACAGGTAAAGAAAAGCAATGGTATTTTGAAAGAGGAACCATCAAAAGAATGGCTGCATGCCAGAATCGAAGGTCAGAAATTTGTCATGGCAGTCTGCAGATATATCAAAGAGCTTCTGGAAGCAGACGGAATGCAGTGTGTCATTCCGGCAGAAGACAGCAGATTTCACAGTGTAACAAAGTCTGGGCACGGTCAGGAAGATCTGTGGCAGGGCAGTTCGTATACAAGTAACTGGTCAGAACGACATGTGGCATATCTTTGCGGGCTTGGTACTTTCGGTCTTTCGAAAGGTCTGATTACCGAAAAAGGAATGGCCGGAAGACTGGGAAGTTTGATTGTCAGCGGAAGTTTTGAGCCGCGAAAACGAGAATATACAGGAATCTACGACTATTGCACAAGATGTGGGGCATGTGTGAGACGGTGTCCGGCAAAGGCGATTTCATTGGAAGCAGGGAAGGATCACGAGAAGTGCGAGGCATTTCTTGGTAAGACAAAAGAAACCTATAAAACGCATATGGGATGCGGAAAGTGTCAGACGAAAGTGCCTTGCGAAAGCGAAATACCGCTCTTAAAAACAAAATAA
- a CDS encoding DnaJ domain-containing protein, whose translation MKQKRDYYEVLGINKQAESSEIKKAYRKLAKKYHPDANEGNPEAEQQFKEVTEAYNVLSDPEKKKLYDRFGHAAFDGSMPGGGTGGAQNGYGEFRGGFGDGTFHEFHFEGSDMDDLFENLFGHGFHAGGFQSDGTRRQFRKKGQDVRAQVEITFDEAVFGCEKVISFQNPQTGTIQRLQVHIPAGIDSGKTVRLRGKGMPGMNGGEAGDILLDVTVGEKPNFERKGADVYTVCNIPFTTAVFGGEARVQTLYGDVLCKIKEGTQSGCRIRLKGKGIVSMTNPEQYGDQYVTVQIQVPKRLSPEAKQKLKEYACLSHENLQNYQTGRA comes from the coding sequence ATGAAGCAAAAAAGAGATTATTATGAAGTTTTAGGAATAAATAAACAGGCAGAGAGCAGTGAGATTAAGAAAGCTTACAGAAAACTGGCGAAGAAATACCATCCGGATGCCAATGAAGGAAATCCTGAGGCGGAACAGCAGTTTAAAGAAGTTACAGAAGCGTATAATGTATTGAGTGATCCGGAGAAAAAGAAATTGTACGATCGTTTCGGACATGCAGCATTTGATGGAAGTATGCCAGGGGGAGGAACCGGAGGCGCTCAGAATGGTTATGGAGAATTCAGGGGCGGTTTTGGAGATGGAACATTTCATGAGTTTCATTTTGAAGGCAGCGATATGGATGATCTGTTTGAAAATTTGTTTGGACACGGATTCCATGCAGGAGGTTTTCAATCAGATGGAACAAGAAGGCAATTCCGGAAAAAGGGGCAGGATGTAAGGGCCCAGGTGGAGATAACTTTTGATGAAGCCGTATTTGGATGTGAAAAGGTTATTTCATTTCAGAATCCGCAGACAGGAACGATCCAGAGACTGCAGGTGCATATACCGGCAGGAATTGACAGTGGGAAAACAGTACGGCTCCGTGGAAAAGGAATGCCGGGAATGAATGGAGGAGAGGCAGGAGATATTCTTTTGGATGTAACGGTGGGAGAAAAGCCGAATTTCGAGAGAAAAGGAGCAGATGTCTATACGGTATGCAATATTCCATTTACAACAGCTGTTTTCGGCGGCGAGGCAAGAGTACAGACGTTGTACGGGGATGTTTTATGTAAAATTAAAGAAGGAACACAGTCCGGATGCAGAATCCGGCTGAAAGGCAAAGGGATTGTATCTATGACAAACCCGGAGCAATATGGTGATCAGTATGTGACGGTTCAGATTCAGGTTCCGAAACGATTAAGCCCGGAGGCAAAGCAGAAATTGAAAGAGTATGCATGCCTAAGTCATGAAAATCTTCAAAATTATCAAACCGGCAGAGCGTAA
- a CDS encoding DUF362 domain-containing protein, which yields MEKSKVYYTDFRTRLGEGLPIKLKKLIRKAGIGEIDMENKFVAIKMHFGELGNLSFLRPNYAKAVADVVKELGGNPFLTDCNTLYPGSRKNALEHLYCAWENGFTPMTVGCPILIGDGLKGTDDIAVPVEGGEYVAEAKIGRAVMDADIFISLSHFKGHETAGFGGAIKNIGMGCGSRAGKKDQHYNGKPTIDAEKCRGCKSCMKECANNGLVWNDASKKMEISNENCVGCGRCIGACNFDAIAFSSSAAVKELNCRMAEYTKAVIDGRPNFHISLIVDVSPHCDCHSENDAPILPNIGMFASFDPLALDQACVDACLQAEPLPNSLLGENMRRDDFCDHHDHFVNTTPDSEYRTCLEHAEKIGIGNRAYGLVFVK from the coding sequence ATGGAGAAATCAAAAGTATACTACACAGACTTTCGTACAAGATTAGGGGAAGGACTTCCAATCAAATTAAAAAAACTGATCCGGAAAGCAGGGATTGGTGAGATTGATATGGAAAATAAATTTGTAGCAATAAAAATGCATTTTGGTGAGCTTGGAAATCTTAGTTTTCTCAGACCAAACTATGCAAAAGCAGTTGCAGATGTCGTGAAAGAGCTGGGCGGCAATCCATTTCTGACAGATTGCAATACACTCTATCCGGGCAGCAGAAAAAATGCACTGGAACACTTATATTGTGCATGGGAGAATGGATTTACGCCGATGACAGTGGGCTGTCCGATTCTGATCGGAGACGGCTTAAAGGGAACAGATGACATTGCTGTTCCGGTAGAAGGCGGAGAATATGTAGCAGAAGCTAAAATCGGCCGTGCAGTAATGGATGCAGATATTTTTATTAGTCTCTCCCATTTTAAAGGACATGAGACAGCCGGATTTGGAGGTGCGATTAAGAATATCGGTATGGGATGCGGTTCCAGAGCCGGAAAGAAGGATCAGCATTATAATGGGAAACCAACCATTGATGCGGAAAAATGCCGCGGATGTAAGAGCTGTATGAAGGAATGTGCTAATAACGGTCTTGTATGGAATGATGCTTCCAAAAAAATGGAAATTTCGAATGAAAACTGCGTTGGATGCGGCAGATGCATCGGCGCTTGCAACTTTGATGCAATTGCATTTTCAAGCAGTGCGGCAGTAAAAGAATTGAACTGTCGTATGGCAGAGTATACAAAAGCAGTTATTGATGGACGGCCGAATTTCCATATTTCTTTGATTGTAGATGTGTCTCCGCATTGTGACTGCCATAGTGAAAATGATGCGCCGATTTTGCCAAACATCGGTATGTTTGCATCATTTGATCCATTAGCGCTTGATCAGGCCTGTGTGGATGCGTGTCTGCAGGCAGAGCCGCTGCCGAACAGTCTGCTCGGAGAAAATATGAGGCGAGATGATTTCTGCGATCATCACGATCACTTTGTAAACACAACACCGGACTCAGAGTACCGGACCTGTCTGGAACATGCAGAGAAGATTGGAATCGGAAACCGGGCATACGGACTTGTCTTTGTAAAATAA
- a CDS encoding phospholipase D family protein — translation MRKWICLIQIVLAAFLVSRYPAMSVLLLLLIANAAATLLLGVTRKGIAGMAVILLFMVCMLLLPKEAVIAANIFVCISTLILLVEWLQQWNAAIFCRRNLLTAGGIFLVVFLLAAILPYVKQPEVQKDTMENFDLADYTGTRQEGERAKIISDNGEALEERIRLISQAKEEIILSTFEFDADTSGKQVLAALMDAADRGVKVKILVDGFPYLKTMWGNPYFLAAAQQEHMEIRVYNPVRLWKPWTLMGRLHDKYLLVDDTAYLLGGRNTFDFFLGNQKGYKNYDWDVFVSCKESENPSIVQVQNYFQSVWKQPDSRPYGSGLWKWNPSVKTAGKELKQLKQQIEKTHADWFAEEDIYEKTVPIQNVQLIANPVHANVKEPTAFYEMAEIMKSAESEVTFHTPYLICDDWMLQKLKEVCSDGRQVQMMTNSVVNNGNPFGAMDYHRYKGQILETGVSILEYDKGVSYHGKCFTVDDHISGIGSFNWDMRSAYLDTELMLVIDSQELTMQLRKEMSSYEADALRVTGKDSYDLPEGVTPRPMSKKKEFRIKALDLLGGWARFLM, via the coding sequence ATGAGAAAGTGGATATGTTTGATTCAAATTGTATTAGCGGCGTTTCTGGTCAGCCGCTATCCGGCGATGTCAGTGCTTTTGCTCCTGCTCATTGCCAATGCAGCCGCTACGCTTTTGCTTGGAGTGACAAGAAAAGGAATTGCAGGAATGGCAGTGATACTGCTTTTCATGGTGTGTATGTTGCTGCTTCCAAAAGAAGCAGTCATTGCAGCAAATATTTTTGTTTGCATCAGCACACTGATATTGTTGGTAGAGTGGCTGCAGCAGTGGAATGCAGCAATTTTTTGCAGGAGAAATCTTCTGACGGCAGGCGGCATTTTTCTTGTCGTATTTCTTTTGGCGGCAATTTTGCCTTATGTAAAACAGCCGGAAGTACAGAAAGACACAATGGAGAATTTCGATCTTGCGGATTATACCGGTACACGTCAGGAAGGCGAGCGCGCAAAGATTATTTCAGATAATGGCGAGGCTTTGGAAGAGAGGATCCGGCTTATTTCTCAGGCGAAAGAAGAAATTATACTTTCTACCTTTGAGTTTGACGCTGATACGAGCGGTAAGCAGGTGTTGGCAGCCCTTATGGATGCAGCCGATCGGGGCGTGAAAGTAAAGATCCTGGTTGATGGATTCCCTTATTTGAAGACCATGTGGGGAAATCCGTACTTTTTAGCTGCAGCGCAGCAGGAGCATATGGAGATTCGGGTATATAATCCGGTAAGGCTTTGGAAACCGTGGACATTGATGGGACGTTTGCATGATAAATATCTTCTTGTAGATGATACAGCATATCTTCTGGGAGGAAGAAATACATTTGATTTCTTTCTCGGAAATCAGAAAGGGTACAAAAACTATGACTGGGATGTATTTGTTTCCTGTAAGGAAAGTGAAAATCCATCGATTGTCCAGGTACAGAATTATTTTCAATCTGTCTGGAAACAGCCGGACAGCCGACCATACGGAAGCGGCCTCTGGAAATGGAATCCGTCAGTAAAAACAGCCGGAAAAGAATTAAAACAATTAAAGCAGCAGATAGAAAAAACACATGCAGACTGGTTTGCGGAAGAAGATATTTATGAAAAAACAGTGCCAATTCAAAATGTACAGTTGATTGCAAACCCGGTTCATGCTAATGTAAAAGAGCCAACTGCGTTTTATGAAATGGCAGAGATTATGAAATCTGCCGAATCAGAAGTGACATTCCATACGCCATATTTGATCTGCGATGACTGGATGCTTCAGAAACTCAAAGAAGTTTGTTCGGACGGACGTCAAGTGCAGATGATGACCAACTCTGTTGTGAATAATGGAAATCCTTTCGGAGCAATGGATTATCATCGCTATAAAGGGCAAATTTTAGAAACCGGAGTTTCTATTCTGGAATATGATAAAGGTGTATCCTATCATGGAAAATGTTTTACAGTAGACGATCATATATCAGGTATCGGTTCTTTTAACTGGGATATGAGAAGCGCATATCTTGATACAGAACTCATGCTTGTGATAGACAGTCAGGAACTCACGATGCAGTTGAGGAAAGAAATGAGCAGCTATGAGGCAGATGCGCTTCGGGTAACGGGAAAAGATTCTTATGATCTTCCGGAAGGAGTTACACCGCGGCCAATGAGCAAAAAGAAGGAATTTCGCATCAAAGCACTGGACCTTTTAGGTGGATGGGCCAGATTTTTGATGTGA
- a CDS encoding AAA family ATPase: protein MQIVDLWIRNFKSIKNMHIQEIENALILVGQNNTGKTVILDAVRAVSGDYKISSDDFQEDYPNIEIGVTLQITEEDLHRFHQTGTVSTYRRYEAWYRDFCKKLPSYSDGELSFVYTANREGKIRYADGFQKQNHYILQVFPNVYYLDVQRNLNQFQDALLMMQEDDLLKQMRSGCCMFDRAKECNHCFSCMGLIRQKTAEELNAFEAAKLLEYKLYCLNLDDFERRVNENFRRNGGREIIHYSMNRDIEKMLLVTAEIEGKGQNRRRPLSSLGKGMRSIYLLSLLETCEDQNRKNTDIIIVENPEMFLHPKLQNSCGEILYRLSKKNQVMFSTHSPNLLPNFGSRQIRQIMLGKDGYSEICPTTDISAVLDDLGYSATDVMNVNFVFIVEGKQDKSRLPLLLKKYFSETYDEDGNLSRIAIITTNSCTNIKTYANLKYMNQVYLKDNFLMIRDGDGKDREKLKRELCKYYEARNLEDVDRLPRVTEKNVLILKYYSFENYFLNPKIMAALGIVESEEAFYEIFLDKWKEYLHRMRSGQALIEAIGHDIETVEDVKNNMENIKIYMRGHNLYDIFYGRYKAQEQELLTRYIDIAPREDFQDILDSVEQFIYFESRKNRVGM from the coding sequence ATGCAGATTGTAGATTTGTGGATTCGTAATTTTAAGTCGATCAAAAATATGCACATTCAGGAAATTGAAAATGCACTGATCCTTGTGGGACAGAATAATACCGGGAAAACCGTTATCCTGGATGCTGTCCGTGCAGTCAGCGGAGATTATAAGATCAGCAGCGATGATTTCCAGGAAGATTATCCAAACATAGAAATCGGTGTCACTTTGCAGATAACAGAAGAAGACCTTCATCGGTTTCATCAAACCGGAACAGTCAGTACTTATCGCAGATATGAGGCGTGGTATCGGGATTTCTGTAAAAAGCTTCCCTCTTATTCGGATGGAGAGTTAAGCTTTGTATACACTGCAAACAGAGAAGGAAAAATCCGTTATGCCGACGGATTTCAAAAGCAGAATCATTATATCTTACAAGTATTTCCAAATGTGTATTATCTGGATGTACAGAGGAATCTAAATCAGTTTCAGGATGCACTGTTAATGATGCAGGAAGATGATCTCCTGAAACAAATGCGTTCCGGATGCTGTATGTTTGATCGGGCAAAGGAATGTAATCACTGTTTTTCCTGTATGGGACTGATACGACAGAAGACAGCAGAAGAACTAAATGCCTTTGAGGCGGCAAAGCTTTTGGAATATAAGCTTTATTGTTTGAATCTGGATGATTTTGAACGCCGTGTCAATGAGAACTTTCGGAGAAATGGAGGGCGGGAGATCATTCATTATTCTATGAACCGCGACATTGAAAAGATGCTGCTTGTAACTGCAGAAATCGAAGGAAAAGGGCAGAACCGCCGCAGACCATTGAGTTCTCTCGGCAAGGGTATGCGCAGCATTTATCTTCTGTCGCTGCTTGAGACATGTGAAGATCAAAATAGAAAAAATACAGATATTATCATTGTAGAGAATCCGGAAATGTTTTTGCATCCGAAACTCCAAAATAGCTGTGGCGAGATTCTTTACCGTCTTTCAAAGAAAAATCAGGTGATGTTTTCTACACATTCGCCGAATCTTTTGCCAAACTTTGGCAGCAGGCAGATCCGTCAGATCATGCTGGGCAAGGATGGCTATTCAGAAATCTGTCCGACGACAGATATCAGCGCAGTGCTTGATGATCTTGGCTATTCTGCGACAGATGTGATGAATGTGAATTTCGTATTTATTGTAGAAGGAAAACAGGACAAAAGCCGGCTTCCGCTGCTTCTGAAAAAATATTTTTCTGAAACGTATGATGAAGATGGAAATTTGTCCAGAATTGCGATTATTACAACAAACAGCTGCACGAATATTAAAACGTACGCGAATTTGAAATATATGAATCAAGTGTACTTAAAAGATAATTTTCTAATGATCCGGGATGGTGACGGTAAAGACCGGGAGAAATTAAAAAGGGAGCTTTGCAAATATTATGAAGCGCGTAATCTGGAAGATGTGGATCGTCTTCCCCGTGTCACAGAAAAAAATGTTCTGATTTTGAAATATTATTCTTTTGAGAATTATTTCCTCAATCCAAAGATTATGGCGGCGCTTGGGATTGTGGAATCAGAAGAAGCCTTTTACGAAATATTTCTTGACAAATGGAAAGAGTATCTTCATCGTATGCGAAGCGGTCAGGCGCTGATCGAAGCGATAGGACATGATATCGAGACGGTAGAAGATGTGAAAAACAATATGGAAAATATTAAAATCTATATGAGAGGCCATAATTTGTATGACATTTTTTATGGAAGATATAAAGCGCAGGAGCAGGAACTTCTGACGCGATATATTGACATAGCTCCGCGAGAAGATTTTCAGGACATTTTGGATTCCGTAGAGCAATTTATCTATTTTGAGAGCAGAAAAAACAGGGTGGGAATGTAA